A window of Martelella mediterranea DSM 17316 contains these coding sequences:
- the tnpC gene encoding IS66 family transposase, giving the protein MTPPAFQLPDDIESLKAFALSMAEKAARADALEVEVANLKAQTADADERIGRLMQILKAFDRARFGRRSEKLGLHAADNEQQAFVFEEIETGIAAIKAGLKKSHERADGKRPPRPRKGFAPHLERVEVVIEPEELPEHAGRQKVLIGEDVSERLDVVPAKFRVIVTRRPKYAFRNEDGVVQAPAPAHIIESGIPTEALLAQIAVSKYADGLPLYRQEAIYARDKVELDRRLMAQWMGKLGFELEILADYILVEIKKAERVFADETTLPTLAPGSGATKTAWLWAYARDDRPFGGSGPPMVAYRFEDSRSGECVARHLNGYHGILQVDGYAAYNKLARSDGGNDGVTLAGCWSHSRRKFYELHVGKSSEVATATVERMAKLWQVEEAARGQSPDARVAVRQQTSAVIVSELFDLWHKTLPRISGKSKLAEAIRYATTRRAIFERFLSDGRIELDSNIVERAIRPQAITRKNALFAGSDGGGRSWATIATLLQTAKMNNVDPNAWLTQTLERIANGWPSSEIDALMPWNYHA; this is encoded by the coding sequence ATGACACCGCCCGCCTTCCAGCTTCCTGATGACATTGAATCGCTGAAAGCGTTTGCGCTTTCCATGGCGGAGAAGGCGGCGCGCGCCGACGCTCTGGAAGTCGAGGTTGCCAATCTCAAGGCGCAAACCGCCGATGCCGATGAGCGCATTGGGCGGCTGATGCAGATCCTGAAAGCGTTCGATCGTGCCCGCTTCGGCCGGCGATCGGAAAAGCTGGGCCTGCACGCCGCCGACAACGAACAGCAGGCTTTCGTCTTCGAGGAAATCGAGACCGGCATTGCTGCAATCAAGGCCGGGCTCAAGAAGAGCCACGAGCGTGCTGATGGCAAGCGTCCGCCGCGGCCGCGCAAAGGCTTCGCCCCGCATCTGGAACGGGTCGAAGTGGTGATCGAGCCGGAAGAGCTGCCGGAGCATGCCGGCAGGCAAAAGGTGCTGATCGGGGAGGATGTCAGCGAGCGGCTGGATGTTGTGCCGGCGAAGTTCCGCGTCATCGTCACCCGCCGGCCGAAATATGCCTTCAGAAATGAAGATGGTGTTGTTCAGGCGCCGGCGCCGGCACACATCATCGAGAGCGGCATTCCGACAGAGGCGCTTCTGGCGCAGATTGCCGTCTCAAAATATGCCGATGGCCTGCCGCTCTATCGACAGGAGGCGATCTACGCCCGCGACAAGGTCGAACTCGACCGCAGGCTGATGGCGCAATGGATGGGCAAGCTCGGCTTCGAGCTGGAAATCCTCGCCGATTACATCCTTGTCGAGATAAAGAAGGCCGAACGGGTCTTCGCCGACGAAACGACGTTGCCGACGCTTGCTCCAGGTTCGGGAGCAACGAAAACAGCATGGCTGTGGGCCTATGCCAGGGATGATCGTCCGTTCGGCGGCAGCGGCCCGCCGATGGTCGCCTACCGCTTCGAGGACAGTCGATCCGGCGAATGCGTTGCCCGCCACCTGAATGGCTATCACGGCATTTTGCAGGTCGACGGTTATGCCGCCTACAACAAGCTCGCGAGATCTGACGGTGGCAATGATGGCGTCACATTGGCTGGTTGCTGGTCACACAGTCGGCGCAAGTTCTATGAACTACATGTCGGGAAAAGCTCCGAGGTAGCAACGGCGACGGTCGAACGGATGGCAAAGCTCTGGCAGGTCGAGGAGGCCGCTCGAGGTCAAAGTCCCGACGCCCGCGTCGCGGTGCGTCAGCAAACCTCCGCCGTAATTGTCTCTGAACTCTTCGATCTCTGGCACAAGACCCTGCCACGGATATCCGGAAAATCGAAGCTCGCCGAGGCGATCCGCTATGCGACCACGCGCCGCGCCATCTTTGAGCGCTTCCTGAGCGATGGCCGCATCGAGCTCGACTCCAACATCGTTGAACGGGCAATCCGGCCGCAGGCCATAACGCGGAAGAACGCACTTTTTGCAGGCAGCGACGGCGGCGGAAGAAGCTGGGCAACGATCGCTACGCTGCTGCAGACGGCAAAAATGAACAATGTCGATCCGAATGCCTGGCTTACCCAGACCCTCGAGCGCATCGCCAACGGTTGGCCGAGCAGTGAAATCGACGCGCTTATGCCGTGGAATTACCACGCCTGA
- the tnpB gene encoding IS66 family insertion sequence element accessory protein TnpB (TnpB, as the term is used for proteins encoded by IS66 family insertion elements, is considered an accessory protein, since TnpC, encoded by a neighboring gene, is a DDE family transposase.) yields the protein MIPAGVKVFLASHPVDFRKGPDGLLSLVRDAGSDPFNGALYVFRAKRADRIKIVWWDGSGVCLYAKRLEKAQFCWPRIGHNRIHLNHAQLLALIDGMDWKRVRSRPVKPPEIVG from the coding sequence ATGATCCCCGCGGGTGTGAAGGTCTTCCTTGCCAGCCATCCCGTCGACTTCCGCAAGGGACCGGACGGTTTGCTGTCTCTGGTGCGGGATGCCGGCAGCGATCCATTCAACGGCGCGCTGTATGTCTTCCGGGCCAAACGCGCGGACAGGATCAAGATTGTCTGGTGGGACGGGTCCGGCGTGTGCCTTTATGCCAAGCGGCTGGAGAAAGCGCAGTTCTGCTGGCCCCGCATCGGCCATAACCGGATTCATCTCAACCACGCCCAGCTTCTGGCTCTCATTGATGGCATGGACTGGAAGCGGGTTCGATCTCGGCCAGTCAAGCCGCCGGAGATCGTTGGCTAG
- a CDS encoding transposase — protein MIEAVAGRFEGAPRQLRRRWSDDFKARAVAEALEPGANVSAISRRLDIHPSQLFGWRRAVLNAQAGLTEPARREAAVTEASDTLIEVVIGEAIIRARADVSEAHLRRVIRAVRSA, from the coding sequence ATGATTGAAGCTGTCGCCGGCCGCTTCGAGGGTGCGCCTCGGCAGCTACGTCGACGCTGGTCTGATGATTTTAAGGCCCGAGCGGTGGCGGAGGCGCTCGAGCCAGGAGCGAATGTTTCGGCAATCTCTCGTCGACTGGACATCCATCCATCCCAGCTCTTTGGCTGGCGTCGTGCAGTCCTGAATGCCCAGGCGGGTCTGACGGAACCGGCACGTCGTGAAGCTGCAGTGACAGAAGCCAGCGACACATTGATCGAAGTTGTCATCGGTGAGGCGATCATACGTGCTCGGGCAGATGTCAGCGAAGCGCACTTGCGTCGGGTTATCCGTGCGGTGCGTTCGGCATGA
- a CDS encoding DUF2165 family protein — MTIRLSKSFMVLAIAFFASLVAFGNITDYGSNFAFVHHVFLMDTIFPDSSIKYRAIESEALHHAGYIFIIALETLTALLCWVGGFKLLGASGGSAKEFNARKKWAIVGLTIGFLTWQVGFMSIGGEWFGMWMSEQWNGVPSAFRFFITIIAVLIYLVLPDADDAV; from the coding sequence ATGACCATCCGGCTGTCAAAGTCCTTTATGGTGCTTGCCATTGCTTTTTTCGCGTCGCTCGTGGCGTTCGGCAATATCACCGATTACGGATCCAATTTCGCTTTTGTTCACCACGTCTTTCTGATGGACACGATTTTTCCGGACTCATCGATCAAGTATCGCGCAATTGAATCCGAAGCGCTCCATCATGCGGGATACATCTTCATTATTGCGCTGGAGACGCTCACCGCGCTCCTTTGCTGGGTGGGCGGGTTTAAGTTGCTCGGTGCCAGTGGTGGCTCCGCGAAAGAGTTTAACGCCCGAAAGAAATGGGCGATAGTCGGCCTGACCATAGGTTTTTTGACCTGGCAGGTAGGCTTCATGTCGATTGGCGGCGAATGGTTCGGCATGTGGATGTCCGAACAATGGAACGGCGTGCCAAGCGCCTTCCGTTTTTTCATCACGATCATTGCCGTTTTGATTTATCTTGTTCTTCCCGATGCGGATGATGCCGTTTAG